The following are encoded together in the Ovis canadensis isolate MfBH-ARS-UI-01 breed Bighorn chromosome 2, ARS-UI_OviCan_v2, whole genome shotgun sequence genome:
- the LOC138434717 gene encoding gamma-crystallin F — protein MGKITFYEDRGFQGRHYECSSDHSNLQPYFSRCNSIRVDSGCWMIYEQPNFQGPQYFLRRGDYPDYQQWMGLNDSVRSCRLIPHTGSHRLRIYEREDYRGQMVEITEDCSSLHDRFHFSEIHSFNVLEGWWVLYEMTNYRGRQYLLRPGDYRRYHDWGATSARVGSLRRAVDFY, from the exons ATGGGGAAG ATCACCTTCTACGAGGACCGGGGCTTCCAGGGCCGCCACTATGAGTGCAGCAGCGACCACTCCAACCTGCAGCCTTACTTCAGCCGCTGCAACTCCATCCGCGTGGACAGTGGCTGCTGGATGATCTACGAGCAGCCCAACTTCCAGGGGCCCCAGTACTTCCTGCGGCGGGGCGACTACCCCGACTACCAGCAGTGGATGGGCCTCAACGACTCCGTCCGCTCCTGCCGCCTCATCCCCCAC ACTGGTTCCCACCGGCTGAGGATCTATGAGCGAGAGGACTACCGAGGCCAGATGGTGGAAATCACAGAGGACTGCTCCTCACTCCATGACCGCTTCCACTTCAGTGAGATCCACTCCTTCAACGTGCTGGAGGGCTGGTGGGTCCTCTACGAGATGACCAACTACCGGGGGCGGCAGTACCTGCTGCGGCCGGGGGATTACAGGCGCTACCACGACTGGGGGGCTACAAGTGCCCGAGTGGGCTCCTTGAGGAGGGCTGTGGAtttctattga